AAAGAAACTTAACAAAATAAAATATCCCGATTAATTAATCGGGATATTTTATTTTAAACTTTTAGAAAGCTAATTTAAAATCAGTTCTTTCTAATGTCAAGTTCTTCTATAATGTTATGAGCACCAGCAAACTTATCAATAATAAATAATACATAACGGGAATCTACATTAATTGTACGCTGCATTGTTTGATTAAAAACAAGATTACCACACAACCACTCCCAATTTCCATCAAACGCTAATCCTACTAACTCACCGTTTCCATTCATAATTGGACTACCTGAATTACCACCTGTAATATCATTATCAGAAATAAAACCTACTGGCATTTTACCATTCTCGTCGGCATATTGACCATAATCTTTGTTTTTATATAATTCTACCAATTTAGCAGGAACTTTAAATTCATCGTTTGTATTATCCATCTTTTCCATAATACCATCAAGATATGTCATAAATTTATAGTGTGCACCATCTCTTGGATCATAAGGTTGAACTGTTCCATAGGTAACACGAAAAGTAGAATTTGCATCAGGATAAAACTTCTTATTTGGCTGACTTAACATTAATCCTGCCTCAAACTCTCTTTCCAATGGTTTTAATTTTCCCTGAATTGCTAAATATTGTGGAACAACTGTCAATTGGTATGTTGCAAATATACTTTGAGCATATTTTAATAGAGGGTCGGAAGAAAGCGCTTTCTTTGATGGTTTATCTAAAAATTTCTGCAATCTGGCTTTATCGGTAAATATGCTCTTTGTTGCAACATCGTTTACGAATTTATCTATACTTTCGTTAATATTAGCACCTTTATAGTTTTTAGGAAGATCTTCTGTGAAAAACTTCAATTGCTTTTCGGCTGAAATATCTTTGCAATACATTTTTAACATTACAGAAAACACTTTCATATCCAGTTCTGAATAGTAGTCCTTAAAATCTTCATCCAAATCCTTTTTTAATGTAGCAGTTAGTTCATCAATCTGCTTTTTGTTTTCCTTAGTATTTTCTAATGCTGTATTTAATGCATTATAGGATTGCATTAACATTACCTGAGAGCTACCCTGCAATAATGCCTGTGATGCATAAAACAACTCCCCTCCTGTTTCACATAGTTTTTTATAACAAGAGTCAATTCCTGTTAGCACATTACCAAAACGTTTTTTATTTTCTGTAGATTGATCAACCCATTTTGTAAAATCTGCTTCAATTTGTCTTTTGGTTGAAATTGCATCAGTTTGTTTTAAGTTTAAAAGCTCACCTTTAAAATTTTTATATGTATTAGCATAAGATGCGTATCCACTTGCTAAAGCAATTCTAATTGCATCTGATTTATCCATTGCTTCCTTCCAAATTTCCAATTTTTTTCCAATTAAATTTACAAGTATTGGATTAAAAGTTGTCATTTTATAATTCATTCCAAAAGAAGTCAAATATCTCTCCGTAGTCCCCGGATATCCCATAATCATTGTAAAATCATTTTGCTTTACTCCCTTTATTGAGATTGGTAAAGAATGAAGAGGTACATAAGGAACATTATCTTTTGAATAAGCTGAAGGTTTTCCATCTTTAGTCGCATAAACTCTGAAAATACTAAAATCGCCTGTATGTCTTGGCCACATCCAGTTATCTGTATCACCTCCAAATTTACCTATTGATGAAGGTGGAAATCCAACCATTCTAACATCTTTAAAAATTTCGTAAACAAAAAGATAATATTCATTTCCAAGATACATCTCCTTTACCTTTGCTTCATAGCCTAATGATTCTTTAGTTTCTTTTTCTAGAGCAGCAATTGCCTTCTTTATTGCAGTTTTTCTTGCAGATTCATCCATTCCAACCGTAACATCTTTTAAAATTTTTTCTGTTACAGTTTCAATTTTAATTAAATGTGAAACGCAAAGTCCTTCCGCAGAAAGCTCCTGATCTTTTGCCTTTGCCCAATATCCATCAGATAGATAATCGTGCTCTACAGAAGATAATTTTGCAGCAGCATCATAACCGCAATGATGGTTTGTAAATAATAAACCAGCACCACTTACAATTTCACC
The window above is part of the Bacteroidia bacterium genome. Proteins encoded here:
- a CDS encoding S46 family peptidase; this translates as MKKIISFLLVVALVMPTVLKSIANEGMWLPNLIKSLNYADMQKLGCKLTPEQIYDINHASIKDAIFQLGHIGGGEFQGFCTGEIVSGAGLLFTNHHCGYDAAAKLSSVEHDYLSDGYWAKAKDQELSAEGLCVSHLIKIETVTEKILKDVTVGMDESARKTAIKKAIAALEKETKESLGYEAKVKEMYLGNEYYLFVYEIFKDVRMVGFPPSSIGKFGGDTDNWMWPRHTGDFSIFRVYATKDGKPSAYSKDNVPYVPLHSLPISIKGVKQNDFTMIMGYPGTTERYLTSFGMNYKMTTFNPILVNLIGKKLEIWKEAMDKSDAIRIALASGYASYANTYKNFKGELLNLKQTDAISTKRQIEADFTKWVDQSTENKKRFGNVLTGIDSCYKKLCETGGELFYASQALLQGSSQVMLMQSYNALNTALENTKENKKQIDELTATLKKDLDEDFKDYYSELDMKVFSVMLKMYCKDISAEKQLKFFTEDLPKNYKGANINESIDKFVNDVATKSIFTDKARLQKFLDKPSKKALSSDPLLKYAQSIFATYQLTVVPQYLAIQGKLKPLEREFEAGLMLSQPNKKFYPDANSTFRVTYGTVQPYDPRDGAHYKFMTYLDGIMEKMDNTNDEFKVPAKLVELYKNKDYGQYADENGKMPVGFISDNDITGGNSGSPIMNGNGELVGLAFDGNWEWLCGNLVFNQTMQRTINVDSRYVLFIIDKFAGAHNIIEELDIRKN